The DNA segment TACCTGGTCGCCCACAGGGCGTCCTAGGTCATCATTAATATGTTTGAACCCGTCCAGGCCCAGATACATGGCGGCCAACGATACACGCCCATCATCCGCAGTCAATGCGTCACGCAGTGTCGCTTTAAACAAGGCCTCGTTAGGTAAGCCAGTTAGCAGGTCATAGGTTGCCTGAAAGGTAATCTGAGCTTGCTGCTCCTTTTGGTGGCTAATATCTTGCAGGGTGCTGATGAAGTGAGTGCAGAGGCCTTCCGTGTCAAACACGGGGCTGACCCGGAGATGGTTCCAAAAAGTCGTGCCGTCTTTCCGATAGTTAATCAGCTCAACGTTAATCTTGGTTTGATGGCGCAAGCCGCGCTCTATGGTTTCGACGGCTTCCGCTGATGTGTTTTCGCCATTAAGAACGTGCCAGCTATGCCCAACGATGTCGCTGTGGGTATAACCGGTTATTTCTGAAAACGCCGGGTTGGCATAGACCATCAGCATCTCTGGATGGAGTGCGTCTACCATAACGATACCGCTGGGATTTGCTTCTATGCCACGTTTGAGCAGGCGCATTTCCGCATCCTGATCTTTGCTATCGGTAATGTCTCGGCAGATACCGTAGACGCCAACAATCTCACCCTGAATGGTGACCGGAAAGTTGGTGATCTCCAGAAAGTAGGGGTGGCCAGCTGCGTGGTTTCGTATGGTTTCGTAGGTGATGGTCTCACCGTTTTGGGCTCTGTCAAACGCCTTCTGGGATAGTGCGCGGTGCTCAAGTTCAACAAAGTGATTGAAGTGTAGGCCATACAAGCGATCTGCCGTATAGCCGGTAATGCCTTCCATAGCCGTGTTACAGCTCTGGAAGTGGCCACCCATATCAAAGAGGCACATTCCATAAGGATGGTTATCGAACAGGGCTTGATGCTGCTCGGAGAGGACGTAAAAGTCTTCCGTATCCCGGTGGCGGAGAATGGCCAGTGCGGTGAGGGAAGCGCCCCGGGCTAGATTGCGCTGAGCTTCTGCGGTCGGGCTAGCGGGTGCAGAATAGTAGGTGGCGAAGGTGCCCAGGAGCTCCTTCTTCGAGGTTAGAATTGGCATTGACCAGCAGGCAATCACTCCCTCTGCCTCAGCAATGTCACGGTAACCGTCCCAGCAGCGATCTTTCTGAATATTTTCAGTAATAACCAGGTTTTTGGTGAAGGCCGCCGTGCCGCAAGTGCCCATGTTCTCAGCCACTGGAATGTCCTGCATGGCCCGGAAAAAATCATCAGAAAACCGGCTGGTGGGCATTAGGCTTAGATTCTTGGTGTCCGGGTTAAACCGCATGATGGAAACCAGCGCACCGGGCATCATACTATCGGCCCAGACAGCTATCGCGTCCAGGGTCTGTTCCAGCGGGCGTTGCTGTGCGATCAATTCATGGATTTCCTGCTGCGCTTTCAGCACAGAAAATTCAATGTCACTCATGGTGCTGCAGTCCGTTCTGCTGTGGGGCTAGAAGCGGAAAGCTGCTCCAGCGAAACCGTAGTGAGATGTTCAAACAAGTGCACCCGAGGAACTGATTTGGCAGGCTTAACATGATTTTTTTATGCTTCTGTGTAATGGTTTGGCTCAGAGATAGATATTCTACTATAGCATTGAAATGGGTGACCTATATGGTGCATATCAAACGTTCATTAGACCGAGTGTTGCACTTGGAAGCTGCCCAGCCTCACCTCGTTGACTACTTGAACAAACTCGCTAGAAGACTGTGCAGCTTAGTTAATTTTGTCGTGCTTCGCACAGATTACGGGGTGACTGGAGTGCTGTTCGGAATTCGTTGGCCACTACAAAATTCCATTCGCGGTTTTCTGAGTTTACCCTTAAGCCACTTCCAACTTTGGCAGATTCCTGACGATTTCTTGTGCCTTTAAGCTGGGCAGTCATCATCATTCCCTAATCTATTTGTCTAACCAGCAGGCCAGAGGGTCATTCTGCAGTATCTGACAGGCGTACGACTTCACCTACTTGCGAGGAAAGCAGATCTTAGCTACCTTAAAAATTATAAAAAAGTGAACCTGTCGAAAAGTAATAACGCAAAGTTACCGTTCGAGCGGACTTAACAGCTCTATGACAGCGGGAACGCCTACATTTCATGTATGTCTTCCGAGTATGTGTTCGCTGCATCCGCCTTCACCGTTGTGTGTTCGAATCCTCCCCGACGGGTATTAAATCAAGCAATTGCTAATCGTCATAATCCGGCGGCATGCTTACAGGGAAATCACCATGAACTCATCTATTTTCCTTAACAAAACTTTTCGACGTGCTGCGCTGGCTTCGGCTTTTACGCTCTGGGCATTTGGGGCGCCTAGCAGTTTCGCTGCCGGCGCTACAAGCAATTCGAGCGCCACCGTAATCGTACCAATCGCAATCACAAACTCGGCGGATCTGAATTTCGGTAAATTTGCGCCTGGCGCCGGTGGCGACGTGACCGTTGCCACCGATGGTGTCCGAACAGCAAGCGGGCCTATTCTGTCTTCCGCAGGTTCCACTCCAGCCGCCGCCAAATTCGACGTCACGGGTGATAACAGCGCGACCTATGGTATTACTTGGTCTGGTGCTGCCATGCTGACTGACTCCGTTTCTTCGGAGACTATGGCTTTGAGCAAGATAAGTGACCTTACCGCTGCCGGTGTAACAAACGGTGAAGTTACAAGCGGTGAGCTGGGCGCTGGCGGCGCCCAGTCCATCTACCTGGGTGGCGAGCTGTCCGTTACTTCAGGCCAGGCTAATGGTACTTATATTGGCGACGTGACAGCGACTGTAGAGTACAACTAAACGTCCGCCTAACTCGAGAAAAGCGAGTGCCAATCGGATGATTGCGCTGATGCATCTCGACCTGCGGCTGCCGGCTGACAAAGCACCGGTTCTGGCGTTTGTTGTGGAGCGAAGTGGCAACCAGTCCGTTTATGGCTATTTGACCATCAGCCTTACTCCGCATAGCGGTAGCGAGCAGGTGATTACCCGCGCCAACGGCGTTGCAATCTATACACCAAACCCTAGATATATGGGGTTTGGCGAGGTTTCTGCGTAACGTTTGGCCTCAAGAATCGCTGACAACGTTGTGCTTTCTATGCTGAACCAGAGTAGTGAAGGGCTGTCCTGCAGTATTTGGACAGGTACGTGACTTTGCTTATTTACTAAAAAAGCAAATCTCAGTTAGTGTCAAATTGTAGAAAAGGTAAACCCGTCGAAAGGCGGGGACGCAAAGTTACCGGTCTAACGGACTAAACCGTCCTATGACAGCGGGACCGCCAACATTTATGTGTTTTTTCGGATGCAGTTTTATTGTGTCCGCCGCACCAAGATTGTGTTTTCGGACCCCCCCGACTGGTATTAAACCAAGCAGTTGTTAACCGTCAATCCGGCGGTATGCTTAATAGGGGAATTTTAATGAACTCATCCATTTTCTTTAACAGAACTTTTCGTTTTGCTGCGATGGCTTCGGTCGTTGCGATCGGGGCATTTGGTGCGTCTAACAGCTTCGCAGCCAAAGCAGCTTCAAGCAATTCAAGCGCCACCGTAATCGTACCAATTGAGATCTCAAAAACGACGGATCTGATTTTCGGTAAGTTTGCGCCTGGCGCCGGTGGCGAAGTGACTGTTGCCACCGATGGTGCCCGAACAACAACCGGGCCTATTCTGTCTGTCTCAGGTGCCACTCCAACCGCCGCCAAATTCGACGTCATAGGTGATAACGACTCGACCTACGGTATTACTTGGTCCGGCGCTGCCGTGCTGACTGACTCCGGTTCTTCGGAGACTATGGCTTTAAGCAAGATCAGTGACCTTACCGCTGCCGGCGCAACAACCGGTGAAGTCTCAAGCGGTACGCTGAGCGGTTCCGGCGCCCAGTCCATCTATCTGGGTGGAGAGTTGACCGTTGGTGCAACCCAAGCTGACGGTAATTATACTGGCGACGTGACAGCGACTGTAGAGTACAACTAAGCGGCCGCCGTGCTCGACAAAAGCGAGTGCCAAGCTTCAATTACGCTAAGAAAGTAGAAAAAGTAAACCCGTCGAAAGGCGGGGACTCAAAGTTACCGGTCTAACGGACTAAACCGTCCTATGACAGCGGGACCGCCAGCATTTATGTGTTTATTTTGGATGCAGTCTTACTGTATCCGCCGCACCAAGATTGTGTTTTCGGACCCCCCCGACTGGTATTAAACCAAGCAGTTGTTAACCGTCAATCCGGCGGTATGCTTAATAGGGGAATTTTAATGAACTCATCCATTTTCTTTAACAGAACTTTTCGTTTTGCTGCGCTGGCTTCGGTCGTTGCGGTCGGGGCATTTGGTGCGTCTAACAGCTTCGCAGCCAAAGCAGCTTCGAGCAATTCAAGCGCCACCGTAATCGTACCAATTGAGATCACAAAATCGGCTGATCTGGTTTTCGGTAAGTTTGCGCCTGGCGCCGGTGGCACAGTGACCGTTGCAACCGATGGTGCCCGAACAACAACCGGGCCTATTCTGTCTATCTCAGGCTCCACTCCAACTGCCGCCAAATTCGACGTTACAGGTGATGACAACTCGACCTATGGTATTACTTGGTCCGGCGATTCTCAGCTTACTGGCGATGACGCTGGTACTTCTACTATGGCGTTGAGCAACATCAGTGACCTTACCGCTGCCGGCGCAACAACCGATGAAGTCGGAACCGGTACGCTGAGCGGTTCCGGCGCCCAGTCCATTTACTTGGGTGGCAAGTTGACCGTTGCGTCAGACCAACCTGATGCTAATTATACTGGTGACGTGACAGCGACTGTAGAGTACAACTAAGCGTCCGCTTCACTCGAGAAAAACGAGTGCCAAGTTGATGAAATTCAAGGTGGGGTATCAACAACTTTTTAGATGCGCCTCCCTTGAATTGACACTGATAACGACAATCGCCGTTATCAGTGTCAATGCGTTTGCAGACAGCATCAATATTGCGGCCAGTACGGTTGTCATTGCCCCGTCAACGTCAATGATATTATCTTGATATACTCTCCAAATGCTTTTATCAGCGACGTGATGTTAAATGTCGCCGATGATACCCGATCCGCCAGAAACAATGTCGGCGTTACCGTGACGGACAACGAGTATGGTCATTCCAAAAAGAAGCGCCGCAATGACGTCATGCTTGCCGAGAATACTGGCCGGCGTCGCCCTGGCTTCAATGGTGGTTCCCGCCAGTTTGGCACAAGCGAGCGTTGCGATCGACAATGTCCAGAGCTTGTCCTTTGGCAGTTTTGTGGCCGGTAACAGCGGTTCCGTGACGGTCAGTACCAATGGCAATCGCAACGCCGGCGGCGGCGTCGTGCTGATACCATCGAGCCAAGGTACCGCTGCACAATTTACGGTCAGTGGCGACCCTAACGCGACCTATACCATTCAACTGCCCGGTAATGACTTCGTCAGCTTGAAGGGTTCGGGTATCGATATGTTCATCAACAATTTTCTCAGTACCCCCTCAGGCGCGGAAGGGCAACTGGGAGCCGGAGGCTCACAGGCCCTATCGGTTGGAGGAACGCTCAATGTGGGCAGCGACCAAGCCCACGGCAGCTACTCCGGCACCTTCTCCGTGACAGTGAGCTACAATTAAACGGCAGTCGCCCGCGTCGGCTTGCCCGGATGAAGCTAATAAGGATCCCGAACAATGCCACACGCCTTGAACCAAAAAAACAGAGCCATGAATTTCTTTCACCGACTCACTCTGTTCGTCCTCCTCCTTTTATTACCTGTGAGCCATGCCTTGGCTGAGATGATGTTATATCCGACCAGGATCGTCTTCGCAGGAAACCAGCGCGCGGCGCAACTTGAACTGATCAATAATGGCACCGAGAGCGCAACCTATCGCATTTCCCTGGTTAATCGCCGAATGAGCGAAACTGGCGCATTTTCGGGGATAGACGTTCCACTGCCTGGCGAACAGTTCGCCGAGGACATGCTGAGGTACTCCCCCCGCCAAGTGACACTAGCTCCCGGAGCCGGACAGGCCGTTCGGATTATGGTCCGCAAACCCGCCAATCTGGCACCCGGCGAGTACCGCTCGCACATGCTTTTCGCCAAGCAACCCAATCCTGAGGGCAGAACCAGCGTTGAGAGCAGCAATGCCACGGCCGACAACGAGATCGGCATCACGCTGACGGCACTGGTGGGCGCGTCCATTCCAGTGATTGTGCGTCATGGCAACACCGACGCCAGTGTTGCACTGACGCACCTCGACCTGCGGCGGCCGGCTGACAAAGCACCGGTTCTGGGGTTTGTTATGGAGCGAAGTGGCAACCAGTCCGTCTATGGCGATTTGACCATCAGCTTTACCCCGTATAGCGGCAGCGAGCAGGTGATTGCCCGAGCCAACGGCGTTGCCATCTACACACCGAACCCTTTACGGCGCGCAAGCATTTCGCTGGGCCAGCTAAACGGATCTCGACTTACCAACGGAGCCCTGCGGGTCACCTATCGAGAACAGGCGGAGGACGGCGGCGCGCTGCTGGTCGAGACGGTTCTGCAGCTGCCTTGATGTGTGTTACCTGAAATGGTTTTCGCGTTGATTCGCCCCAGGGCACGCCTATGGGCGGCGGCAACGTTGATGTTCGCGTTGATTGTGCATCCCCAGCATCTCTTTGCCCAATATCAGAGTACAGAGCGGGAATTTCTTCTGCTTGAAGTCCGCCTGGATCAGTCGGTGCTTTCCAATGCTATCCCTGCCTATGAGCTGGGAGAGCATACGCTGCTGCCTCTGGGCGCGTTAGCCCGGTTGCTCACCCTCGCCATAAAAACTCAGCCCGGGCAAGCAACCGCCAGCGGCTATATTCTCACCGAGGATCGAGGGTTCAGCCTCAATCTGGACGAGACCCGCGTTACCCGCGCCGGAGTGACGGAAAGCTTTGATCCCGCCCTTGCTTTAACGGAGCCGGATGATATTTACATTGCCAAGTCTCTGCTGGAACGCTGGCTTCCGGTGAAACTTGAGATTAACCGCTCTAGCCTGTCTCTGCGCGTTCATGCCCTCGAAGTACTGCCATTACAGGCCCGACTCAAACGTGAGCGTCTGGGTGAACAGGCCGGTGTGCGAGGGGGCTACGAAAACCCGAATTATCCCCATTATGAGCAGCCTTACCGGTTACTAAGCATGCCTTTTATTGACCAGACGTTCGCCACCGAACTGCGCAAAAACGACGGTAGTACCCAAACCGACGCGCGTTATACGGCCTTGCTTGCCGGCGATCTTCTGGGCATGGAGTCGTCCCTGTATTTATCAAGCCACAAACAGGACCCAACGCCGGATGTCCGTGTTGCGCTTGGTCGTCGCGACCCCGGTGGAGACTTGCTCGGGCCGCTTCGGGCTCGGTCTTTCCAACTCGGCAGTATCTCGGCGCCCAGCGTCGACAATGTTACTCGAGGCGGTAGCGGTGAAGGGGTAACGTTGAGCAATCGCCCGTTGACGCAACCTACCAGCTTTGATCGGCAGGTCTTTGAAGGAGACCTGCCGCCTGGCTGGGACGTAGAGCTTTATTACAACGATGCCCTTGTAGGCTTTCAACTAGCCGACTCTGAGGGCCGATATCGGTTCGAGGATCAGCCCCTGAGTTACGGCCGCAATGAATTTCAGTTGATCTTCAACGGGCCTCTGGGGCAGACCCGGGTGGAACAATACAGTTTCCCTCTGGTCCAATCCATGGTGCGCCCCGGCGAGTTTCAGTACAGCCTTACCGAACATCGCGACGACGAAGGGCAGCCTCGGTCCGTTGCTCAATTCGACCTTGGCCTTTCCCGTTACCTTTCGGCATCCGCTGGATTCATTCGGGCGCCGGTAGATGATACCGAAAAGCAGTACACCACTCTGGGGCTGCGCACGTTTTGGCAATCTATGAGCATCAGCGGCGACTTTATCCAGTCCGAGGGCGGTGGTTCGCTTGCCGAGCTCGGGATGCAAACCCGTGTCGGCGGCGTAGCGGTGGACGCGAGCCGCACACGCTTGAGCGATTTTGCCAGCGCCGTGTTTTCCGCCCATAGCGACCCTATTCGCACTCGGGATGAGCTTAGGCTTAGCGGTTCCATTCCGGTGGGGGAGCGTTCAAGTTTACCGGTGGCCGTTGAGGCAACGCGAGACGAGCGGGAATCCGGCGTTGCCAACACGGGTGTCAGCGCACGGGTATCCGCGTATGCCTACGGTACGGCCCTTACCAACACGCTGAACTGGCGTGCATCCGGTGATACTGAACGTACATTGGGCACGCTGCGCATCAGTCGCCGGGTTCGCGACATGAGTTTACGCAGTCAACTGAATTACACTCTGGGCGCTGAGAGCGATATTTCCGCGTTGGCGTTTACGGCGAACAAGCCGCTGGGTGAAGGCTACCGCATGACACTGGGAGTGGCACATACCTTTGCTTCACCGCAAACCCGTTATACTGGTGGTTTTACAAAGAGTCTGGGCCGTTATGGGCTGGGTGTTAATGCCAGCTATGTCGACACGGGGGAGATTGCGCTCGGCGTCCAGCTGTTTGTCGCCATGGGGCGAGAACCGCGACAGGACGACTGGCTTTTCGACGCTCGGCCAATGGCCAATAGCGGTGGCGCTTCGGTACAGATGTTTCTGGATGACAACAATAACGGTGTTATGGATGAACATGAGCCGCCTCTTTCCGGTGCCGGCTTCACAGTTAACGGTGGCCCGCACAAGGCGCGGACGAACGCTGCGGGCGTCGCTCACATTAATCATCTGCCCGTTAAACAGTACGTCGACATCGGAGTAGATATGTCGACGCTGGAGAACCCCCAGTGGTCGCCTCAGCCTGACGGGATCAACCTGGTGCCGCGGCCCGGTACCGTGGCCAAGCTCGAATTCCCTGTGAGGCTGACTACGGAAATTGATGGCACTGTCTACTTGCTGGAGAATGGCGTCGAGCGAGGGATAGGCGACCTTGAGTTGGAACTGTTAAACGATCAGCATGAGGTAGTGGGTGAAACAACAAGCGGCTGGGACGGCTTTTACATCGTCCCTCAAGTGGTAGCGGGTGAGTATTGGCTAAGAATTTCACCTCAGCAGTTACGACGTTTAGGGCTGACAAATACCGGCGGGCACAAACTTACCGTTTCGGGCGATGGCTCGTTTATCAGCGGAATAAATTTTATAATAATGCTAGATGGCAGACAAAGCGATAGTCATTCAAGTCCTTTGGATACTGAGAAGTCAGCGCGGTACGATCAAGATTATTTCCGGACGGAATCGTGGGCACAAGAGCAACCTTCTGACTCTTTTACTATTCAATTGATGGCGGCCGGTTCGGAAGCGACTGTAAAGCAATACATTGAGCGGCATCAGATAAAACACACGGCCGGTTATGTGCGTACTTCGCGTCGAGGTTTGCCCTGGTATTCCGTTATCTACGGCAGTTTTACGAGCTACCAGGAAGCTCTGGCCACACTAGAGCAACTGTCACCGACTTTGACAGAGGCAAAGCCTTGGGTACGACGTTTTAATGATGTTCAAGCCGCTTTACGCCAGTAATGTCGCATTCTTGGATTATGAAATCGTTCATGGTGGTTGCACACACCAGCGCGCCTCACCTTCACGTAGATCATTTCAGCATCCTTCAAAGTGCCCCTCATAGCGCTTCACGGCATCTTTGAATTCCTGCAAAGGCTCAAGCTCTTGTGGTAGGGATATAACTATATCCAGCCGCTGTTAAGGCATCCTTGAGTGACTCCTCAGGAGGTTCGTCATAGATCAACGTCGTGGAAGCTGAAACATGACCGGCGATTTTCTGAGCAACCTTAACCGACTTTTTCTGCTCATGAATTATGTTCGTCATCAAAGTTCGCCTTCCGCTGTGGGAACTAGCTCGCTCAATACCTGTCCACTGTCCCTTCATCAACGCTAAGTGCTCTTGTAGCGTGTCAGGAGAGTAGGGGCCTCCTTTTTGGGTTATAAAGAGAGGATCTGTAGTGGTTCAATGATTCCGGACACCAACTTAGGTGGTAATATTGCCGCCATAAGCGTGGTGTCTGATGACTAGGAAACGACGATCTTTTACGCCGGAGTTCAAGCAGGAAGCCGCCTGTCTGGTGCTTGACCAAGGGTACTCTATTGCCGAAGCCAGCCGCTCTTTGGATGTCGGCGAAAATGCCTTGAGGCGATGGGTAATGCAGCTCTCTGAGGAGCGTGGCGGCATTACCCCAAAATCCAAAGCTTTGACCCTGGAGCAGCAGCGAATTCAGGAATTGAAAGCCCGTTGTGAGCGGCTGGAACGGGAGAAGTCGATACTAAAAAAACCACCGCTCTCTTGATGTCGGACGAGATGAATCGTACGCGCTGACAGACCAGTTGAGTGAGCAGGAGCCGGTTGAGATGACAGGATTCGAACCTGTGATCACTGCCTTCGGAGGGCGGTAATTTCACACGGTGAGATGAGATGTTAGTCGGCATAAAGTGTGTTTTTCAACAGCTTATGACCGCTGTGCTAAAAAGGTTAAAACCTTTCTAGCACAGATATTTACACGTTTTACGCCACTTGTGGGCACACGATTGTCCGGTTTCTGGTGTCGAACTTTGCCCAATTTGAGTTCTACCTAAATCGCTACTTCTCGATGAATTTGCTGAAATGCAGGGCTAAGCGACTCTAAAAATCGTCTGGTCTAAAGTGTCGCATTTTCGCCGAGGGTTCTGGCCACTGATTTCAGGCGAAGCCTGCAACCCATTCCACGCGAAAGCTGCCACCCCGGCAGGTTGCCTGACTCACCCCATCGAAACCGTTCGGCACAGGATAACTTAACGGTACTCTGAGGCTTTTCATCCGGAGAAGACCAAATGCCTGCGGAGAGGTTATCCACGCGCAAGGTCAAAGAAGTTCTTCGCCTGAAATGGGAGCAAGGGCTGATCAACTGCCGGATTGCAGCGGCCTGTGGCGTCAGTCGTCCCACCACTCGGTATGATGCCTAATAGACTTAGCCACGCGCCAGAACATCAGGCTAACGCCCATGTCTGCTGCAAGCAACATGGCAAGCTATGAAGAGCGGTTGTAATCCCGCCGGTTCAGTTGGGCGCTGATTCGCGCATGACGTTTTTGGGATTCTTTCGGTCGCAATCAGTCAATTTGGCAGATAGGGAGGACGCTATGCTGCGGCTGTAACGTCTAATGTCTGGAGCCGACAATGTCCCTCATCAACCTGCACTCCACTGCCGATTTGCACAGCAATGCCATCATTATCGATGGTTTGATCATCGCGAAATGGAGCCGTGCGCTCTTTGAGGATATGCGTAAGGGTGGGCTGACCGCCGCCAACTGCACGGTATCAGTGTGGGAAGATTTTCAGGGGACGATTGACAACATCGTCATGGTGAATCAGCTCATGCGTGACAGCGCTGACCTGGTGCGCCAGGTTCATACCACCGAGGATATTCGGCAGGCCAAGCGCGAAGGCAGGACCGGCATCATCCTCGGCTTTCAGAACGCACACGCCTTCGAAGACCAGCTCGGCTACGTCGAGATATTCAAGCGCCTCGGGGTGGGTATCGTGCAGATGTGCTACAACACCCAGAACCTGATCGGTACCGGTTGTTACGAGCGCGATGGCGGCTTGTCCGGATTTGGCCGCGAGGTGATTGCCGAGATGAACCGGGTGGGCATTATGTGCGATCTGTCTCACGTCGGGGCGGTCACGTCTGAAGAAGTCATCCTCGAGTCGAAAAAACCCGTTTGTTATTCCCATTGTCTGCCGGCCGGCCTGAAACAGCATCCGCGCAACAAGACCGACGAGCAGCTCAAGTTCATTGCCGACCGTGGCGGTTTCGTCGGCGTGACCATGTTCGCGCCCTTTCTGAAGAAGGGCATCGATTCCACCGTTGACGATTACTGCGAAGCGATTGGCTACATCATGAACATCGTCGGCGAAGACGCCATTGGTATCGGCACCGATTTCACCCAGGGCCATGGCCCCGAATTCTTCGACATGCTCACCCACGATAAAGGCTATGCCCGCTCCCTGACCGAATTCGGCAAGATTGTGAACCCGCTGGGCATACGCACCGTGGGGGAGTTTCCCAATCTCACTGAGGCGCTGCTCAAAAACGGATTTTCCGAACCTCAGGTTCGCAAGATCATGGGCGAAAACTGGCTGCGGGTTCTTGGCGACGTCTGGGGCACGGAACACAGTCAAACGCAGGAGTCTGGCGCTGGACTAGTGTCCGAACAGGTCGTCGCGGCGAGTGATGCCGAGTTAGCTTTTCAGGGCTAACGTCCTGTTATGGCGTCGGTAACGATCCTGAAAATTACCGGTGGTGGAAAATGATGCGAGGGAAGTGACCATGACGACAATGGCACCAAAACTGCCTATCGAGGTTGATAAGGAAACCGGCGTCTGGACAACCGACGCGTTGCCTATGCTTTACGTTCCGCGCCACTTCTTTGTCAATAATCACATGGCAATCGAGCACGAAATAGGCGCTGTGCGTTATGCCGAAATTCTCTACCACGCTGGATACACATCGGCATGGCACTGGTGTGAAAAGGAGGCTGAATTGCACGGTCTGGAAGGCGCAGCCGTGTTTGAGCATTACATGCTGCGCCTTTCGCAGCGTGGATGGGGCCTGTTCACCATAGAGATGTTCGATCTTGAGCAGGGGGTCGCACGCGTCCGCCTTGACCACAGTGCCTTTGTGTACGTCTACGGAAAAGTAGACCGCAAGGTCGACTATATGTTCACCGGCTGGTTTGCTGGCGCAATGGACCAGATTCAGCAAGCGCGAGGGCATTCGCTGCGGACCTGCGCTGAACAGGTCCAGAGCGCGGCGGAGCCTGCCTGCGATCACGGCATATTCATCGTTCAGCCCCTGAGTTAAGGACTTCCCCATGGCTTTCGAGGCGTTGTTCAAGCCCATCCAGATTGGCACCCAGACTATCCGCAACCGTGTGGTGAGTACCGCCCACGCCGAGGTTTATGCAACCGATGGCGGCATGACCACCGAGCGCTACGTGCGCTATTACGAAGAGAAAGCCAAAGGCGGCTGC comes from the Marinobacter psychrophilus genome and includes:
- a CDS encoding bifunctional diguanylate cyclase/phosphodiesterase; translated protein: MSDIEFSVLKAQQEIHELIAQQRPLEQTLDAIAVWADSMMPGALVSIMRFNPDTKNLSLMPTSRFSDDFFRAMQDIPVAENMGTCGTAAFTKNLVITENIQKDRCWDGYRDIAEAEGVIACWSMPILTSKKELLGTFATYYSAPASPTAEAQRNLARGASLTALAILRHRDTEDFYVLSEQHQALFDNHPYGMCLFDMGGHFQSCNTAMEGITGYTADRLYGLHFNHFVELEHRALSQKAFDRAQNGETITYETIRNHAAGHPYFLEITNFPVTIQGEIVGVYGICRDITDSKDQDAEMRLLKRGIEANPSGIVMVDALHPEMLMVYANPAFSEITGYTHSDIVGHSWHVLNGENTSAEAVETIERGLRHQTKINVELINYRKDGTTFWNHLRVSPVFDTEGLCTHFISTLQDISHQKEQQAQITFQATYDLLTGLPNEALFKATLRDALTADDGRVSLAAMYLGLDGFKHINDDLGRPVGDQVLITIAQRLTDLIEPEATVARLDGDEFGLLVAGYTNRNEVIQLAKRILANIAQPIDVDGQMVQISASIGIACNGGPLAAPYELLRFAGLALERAKRQGRNTWQWYSYQKTEHHRLSVNTRHDLHAALKENQFEIHYQPLVDAVTGHMRSVEALVRWHHPTRGMVSPGEFIPLAEQTGQIVPLGLWILEQACAEMADFNAHRGQALPVAVNISSLQFVRDGFLDDVRRVLNETGLPPQLLEMEVTESVLLDGDKPVIELMETLKTLGVRMVLDDFGTGYSSLSYLQDLPVHKVKLDRSFVEKIATDHKVAAIVEAVITMTHHMDMTVVAEGVETREQQEDLARRHCDILQGFLFARPMPLAELKKLPDLLPVNPAAS
- a CDS encoding DUF4402 domain-containing protein; protein product: MNSSIFLNKTFRRAALASAFTLWAFGAPSSFAAGATSNSSATVIVPIAITNSADLNFGKFAPGAGGDVTVATDGVRTASGPILSSAGSTPAAAKFDVTGDNSATYGITWSGAAMLTDSVSSETMALSKISDLTAAGVTNGEVTSGELGAGGAQSIYLGGELSVTSGQANGTYIGDVTATVEYN
- a CDS encoding DUF4402 domain-containing protein, with product MNSSIFFNRTFRFAAMASVVAIGAFGASNSFAAKAASSNSSATVIVPIEISKTTDLIFGKFAPGAGGEVTVATDGARTTTGPILSVSGATPTAAKFDVIGDNDSTYGITWSGAAVLTDSGSSETMALSKISDLTAAGATTGEVSSGTLSGSGAQSIYLGGELTVGATQADGNYTGDVTATVEYN
- a CDS encoding DUF4402 domain-containing protein, encoding MNSSIFFNRTFRFAALASVVAVGAFGASNSFAAKAASSNSSATVIVPIEITKSADLVFGKFAPGAGGTVTVATDGARTTTGPILSISGSTPTAAKFDVTGDDNSTYGITWSGDSQLTGDDAGTSTMALSNISDLTAAGATTDEVGTGTLSGSGAQSIYLGGKLTVASDQPDANYTGDVTATVEYN
- a CDS encoding DUF4402 domain-containing protein — its product is MTSCLPRILAGVALASMVVPASLAQASVAIDNVQSLSFGSFVAGNSGSVTVSTNGNRNAGGGVVLIPSSQGTAAQFTVSGDPNATYTIQLPGNDFVSLKGSGIDMFINNFLSTPSGAEGQLGAGGSQALSVGGTLNVGSDQAHGSYSGTFSVTVSYN
- a CDS encoding fimbrial biogenesis chaperone, which gives rise to MMLYPTRIVFAGNQRAAQLELINNGTESATYRISLVNRRMSETGAFSGIDVPLPGEQFAEDMLRYSPRQVTLAPGAGQAVRIMVRKPANLAPGEYRSHMLFAKQPNPEGRTSVESSNATADNEIGITLTALVGASIPVIVRHGNTDASVALTHLDLRRPADKAPVLGFVMERSGNQSVYGDLTISFTPYSGSEQVIARANGVAIYTPNPLRRASISLGQLNGSRLTNGALRVTYREQAEDGGALLVETVLQLP